A part of Primulina eburnea isolate SZY01 chromosome 10, ASM2296580v1, whole genome shotgun sequence genomic DNA contains:
- the LOC140803724 gene encoding 3-ketoacyl-CoA synthase 12-like, whose product MIDFISQQHIYIALARLSFPPINFLQFPQTEKEDMDLLHLFFCSLPLLSLFYMIYKNLDKKMHQNCYILDYECYMPTDDRKLSTKFSGEVIMRNKNLGLDEYKFLLNAIVNSGIGEETYAPRMVFEGREACPTVHHGIVEADEFFHDSIDKLMKRTNFSPSEIDVLVVNISMFAAVPSLSSRIINYYNMREDIKVYNFSGMGCSASLVSINVVENIFKTRKNTLALVLTSESLSSSWYNGNERSMILANCLFRTGGCAMILTNKTSLKHRAMFKLKSLVRTHHGGNDESFNCCVQKEDDKGFVGFYLGKNLPSAATRAFIENLQNIAPKILPLRELIRFTLLQYATKMQQKWSKSASSARPQINFKTGVDHFCLHTGGKAVIDAIRQSLNLSEFDVEPARMTLHRFGNTSASSLWYVLAYMDAKKRLKKGDRVFMVSFGAGFKCNSCLWEVMRDLEGKNVWENFIHNYPTKNLNNPFLEKFGWLRNADADTVSLKDYQIPD is encoded by the coding sequence ATGATTGATTTCATTTCTCAGCAGCATATATACATTGCCCTTGCACGTCTCTCATTCCCTCCAATTAACTTCTTGCAGTTCCCTCAAACAGAAAAAGAAGATATGGATCTTCTTCACCTTTTTTTCTGCTCTCTCCCTCTGCTATCTCTCTTCTACATGATATACAAAAATCTTGATAAAAAAATGCACCAAAACTGCTACATTTTGGACTACGAGTGCTACATGCCGACAGATGACAGGAAGCTGAGCACGAAATTTTCCGGCGAGGTGATCATGAGAAACAAAAACCTCGGCCTCGACGAGTACAAGTTCCTCTTAAATGCCATCgtaaattctggcatcggtgaGGAAACTTATGCACCGAGGATGGTTTTCGAAGGCCGGGAGGCATGTCCGACGGTACACCATGGGATCGTTGAAGCGGATGAGTTTTTCCACGACAGCATCGACAAACTTATGAAGAGGACAAACTTCTCTCCTTCAGAAATCGACGTACTTGTAGTAAACATATCCATGTTCGCCGCGGTCCCATCTTTGTCTTCTAGGATTATCAATTATTACAACATGAGAGAAGACATCAAGGTTTATAATTTTTCTGGGATGGGATGCAGCGCCAGCTTGGTGTCCATTAATGTTGtggaaaacattttcaaaaccCGGAAAAATACTCTTGCCCTGGTTTTAACCTCCGAGTCTTTGAGTTCGAGTTGGTACAACGGAAACGAGAGGTCCATGATTCTAGCAAATTGTCTGTTTAGAACAGGTGGTTGTGCGATGATCTTGACGAACAAAACATCATTGAAGCACAGGGCCATGTTCAAGCTCAAATCTTTAGTAAGAACCCATCATGGAGGAAACGATGAATCCTTCAACTGCTGCGTCCAAAAAGAGGACGATAAAGGGTTCGTTGGCTTCTATTTGGGTAAGAATCTCCCTTCAGCCGCCACTCGGGCATTCATAGAGAACTTACAAAACATAGCTCCCAAAATCTTGCCCCTGCGGGAGCTTATTCGCTTCACTTTGCTGCAATATGCCACCAAAATGCAGCAAAAATGGAGCAAATCTGCGTCGTCCGCAAGGCCGCAGATCAATTTCAAGACGGGGGTCGACCATTTCTGCTTACACACAGGCGGAAAAGCAGTAATCGACGCCATCCGACAGAGTCTTAATCTAAGTGAGTTTGACGTCGAGCCGGCAAGAATGACACTGCATCGATTCGGGAATACGTCGGCGAGTAGTCTGTGGTATGTTTTAGCTTACATGGACGCGAAGAAGAGATTGAAGAAAGGTGACAGGGTTTTCATGGTAAGTTTTGGTGCAGGTTTTAAATGCAACAGCTGCCTCTGGGAAGTcatgagagatttggaaggcaAAAATGTGTGGGAAAATTTCATCCATAATTACCCAACAAAGAACTTGAACAATCCCTTCTTGGAGAAGTTTGGATGGCTTCGAAATGCAGATGCTGATACAGTTTCGCTCAAGGATTATCAGATACCAGATTGA